Within the Candidatus Hydrogenedentota bacterium genome, the region CTACGGACAATGAGGATTTGGCTTGGGAGGCGCGGAGTTTCCGCGACCACGGTTACGATGTGAAAGCGCGCCTGAGCCTGCTCGAACTCGAACAGAAGCTGCCGTACATCCACAACCGCGTCGGCTGGAACTACCGCATGACTGAAATGCAGTCGGTGATCGGTCTGGCCGAATTGGACCGGATCGACTCGTGGAACATGCCGGCCCGGCGCCGCAACGCCCATATTGTAATGGACGCGCTCGAGGGGCTGCCGCAGGTTCTGTATGGGCCGATCGACACGGCCGAACGCCAGAACGGCTGGTTCGTGATGGCGTTCTCGCTCGACATCGAGAACATGGCGTGCGACATCAACAAGTTCGTCGAAGCGGCCGGCGCCGAGGGCGCTCCATGCTGGAAGGTGTTCTGGCCGCAATGCCACACGGAAAAGGCGTTCACGAAGAAGCGGGGCTTCGGAGATTCGGGTTTCCCGTTCACCTCGAAGGAATACGCCGAGCCCGAAAGCGTCGACTACGCCAAGGTCGAAGTGCCGAACGCCGTCTGGCATCAGAGCCACACGTTTACCTGTTTTGCCTTCCCCACCTATACCGAGGATGACATGCGCCAGATCGCCCATGCGCTCGTGAAAGTCATCAAGGCCTACTCGAAGTAATGCACGTCCTCCGGCGCCCGGGACAGGCGCCGGGCGCCGGAGGTTTTGTGCGCCGGTTCAGCTCCGAGCGGCGCTCAGTGCTGGCGTGGCCTGCCCGGGCTTATCGCCGGGGGAACGGGTGCGGGGTTTTGATTGGCCTAAAGTGCTATGTTAGCATCCGTTGGCTTGATGTGTTTCGGCTACCACGGATGTGCTCATGATCGAGATCAGCGAAGACCCCAATTACAACCCGCGCAACCTGACTCCGCCCAGGACAAGCGTGTGGTCCGTCTATAGGCGGTTGCTGGGCTATGCACTGCGCTACAAGGGACGCCTTGCGGTGTCGATTCTGTTCGCCCTGCTCGTTGCGGGGTCGTTCACTTCGATGATTGTGGGCGTAGCGGCGGTGGTTGATGTGTCGCTGAGCCCGCCCGAGCCGCTCGGGAACACCGGAGCCGCCAAGGAGACGATCGAGCAGGCTGAGGCGCGGGCAACAGACCAATTAACCGAGAAATACGCGCCCCGGGTGGTTTCGGCGTTGAAACCGCTCGAGTTCGCGCACGGGATGGATGAGATCGCCCTCCGCCAGGGCGTCCATGATGTTATTGCGGGCATGCGGGCCCGGCCGATGTATGCCATTGAAGTGGCGTGCTTCTTGCTCGTGGGCTTGTCGCTGGTAGCAGGTATTGCGCGTTTTCTCCAGGAGTATCTTGCGGGGACGATAGGAGCGAACATTTCGGTCGAACTGGGGCAGGAAATGTACGCGAACATCATGCGCCTGT harbors:
- a CDS encoding DegT/DnrJ/EryC1/StrS family aminotransferase is translated as MSEKLAIDGGQKAVTNKLAPWPQFNEAAIKAVEEVLRSGKVNYWTGKKGREFEERFAKWQGSKYAISVNSGTSALHVGLAALGVGPGDEVIVPSYSFIASSFSICQAGAIPRFADVNLEDHCISVESAEKLVNKRTKAIMPVHLYGNVADMDEINAFAKKHNLFVIEDNAEAFGGVYKGRKTGALGDIAACSFCQNKTFTTGGEGGMVTTDNEDLAWEARSFRDHGYDVKARLSLLELEQKLPYIHNRVGWNYRMTEMQSVIGLAELDRIDSWNMPARRRNAHIVMDALEGLPQVLYGPIDTAERQNGWFVMAFSLDIENMACDINKFVEAAGAEGAPCWKVFWPQCHTEKAFTKKRGFGDSGFPFTSKEYAEPESVDYAKVEVPNAVWHQSHTFTCFAFPTYTEDDMRQIAHALVKVIKAYSK